A portion of the Gemmatimonadota bacterium genome contains these proteins:
- a CDS encoding alkaline phosphatase D family protein — TYHPALYRPFRTAPPEDQSARVVFHVSTCQAYGDQDAPEGGYRIYASILKRDPDFFVHAGDIVYYDSRAKNLSLARWHWARMYSLPTNVALHREVASYFIKDDHDTWMNDCWPGQQTPFMGEFTFEQGLAVFREQVGIGDRTYRTVRWGKDLQIWMVEGRDFRSPNTMTDGPEKTIWGKEQKVWFKDTVRASDAAFRILISPTPVVGPDRENKKDNHANKVFSHEGDELRQFIAGQKNMVVVCGDRHWQYVSVDAETGVREYSCGPASDEHAGGWSEDKRLPEHRYLNVIGGFLEGVVERENNIPVLIFRHFGVDGNLLNEDRLVAQ, encoded by the coding sequence AACATATCACCCAGCGCTCTACCGGCCTTTTCGCACGGCACCTCCTGAGGATCAGTCCGCCCGTGTTGTTTTTCACGTTTCTACCTGTCAGGCTTATGGCGATCAAGATGCACCTGAGGGAGGCTATCGCATTTACGCGAGTATATTAAAGCGCGATCCCGATTTTTTTGTGCATGCAGGGGATATCGTTTATTACGACAGCCGGGCCAAGAATCTGTCTCTGGCGCGCTGGCACTGGGCGCGGATGTACAGCCTGCCTACCAATGTTGCATTGCACCGGGAGGTTGCCAGTTATTTTATTAAGGATGATCACGATACCTGGATGAACGATTGTTGGCCGGGTCAACAGACGCCGTTTATGGGGGAATTTACTTTTGAGCAGGGTCTGGCTGTTTTTCGGGAGCAGGTTGGGATAGGTGACCGCACGTATCGAACGGTGCGCTGGGGTAAGGATTTGCAGATCTGGATGGTTGAGGGCCGCGATTTTCGGAGTCCAAATACGATGACAGATGGTCCTGAAAAGACCATCTGGGGAAAGGAGCAAAAGGTCTGGTTTAAAGATACTGTGCGGGCTTCCGATGCCGCGTTCCGCATTCTCATCAGTCCCACGCCAGTGGTTGGTCCTGACCGCGAAAATAAAAAAGACAACCACGCCAATAAGGTGTTCTCTCATGAGGGGGATGAATTGCGCCAGTTTATCGCGGGACAAAAAAATATGGTGGTTGTTTGCGGTGACCGGCACTGGCAATACGTCTCTGTTGATGCAGAAACAGGGGTGCGAGAATATTCCTGTGGTCCTGCCAGCGATGAACACGCGGGTGGATGGTCTGAGGATAAGCGGCTGCCCGAGCACCGCTATCTCAATGTTATCGGTGGTTTTCTGGAGGGTGTGGTGGAGCGCGAGAATAATATTCCCGTTCTTATTTTCCGACATTTTGGGGTGGATGGCAATTTGCTCAATGAAGACCGCCTTGTGGCTCAATAA
- a CDS encoding sulfatase-like hydrolase/transferase has protein sequence MKPNILFIHVDQMHADAISALGCEYVHTPAIDQLVREGYTFTNAYCAMPQCCPSRACWYTGRMSKEHGVVVNSYPIDPSIPDLGQWLRRENYDCVYTGKWHVTGRDLHASFDVLQPQHGMGELNDGNVARSAVAYLKNRASDKPFFLSVGFLNPHDCCFPAMSHGGPGKYGFASKIEGDLPPLPGNFDDEYARRGRPSTRHWSRRDWQYYIYQYYRMVEMVDAEVGRVMHALRASPYADNTLVIFASDHGDGLGFHSKTSKGFLEEEAFRVPTIAWWPGRIPEGVRDVEHLISGVDIPATICDYAGAPPLPKTTIARSWRPIFERRDVPWRTYVIGETSIGRLSVAVRDARYKSIIERDNTRLYDLENDPLETQDLADEAQCGDIVARHRAHFREYISQIEMYPEPEIDLGRLKRGNVYRDYIDWYLSVLNEA, from the coding sequence ATGAAACCCAATATTCTCTTTATACACGTCGATCAGATGCACGCCGATGCGATTTCTGCGCTCGGCTGCGAATACGTACACACACCTGCTATTGACCAGCTCGTGCGCGAAGGCTATACCTTTACCAATGCCTACTGTGCCATGCCCCAGTGCTGTCCATCGCGCGCTTGTTGGTACACGGGGCGCATGTCCAAAGAACACGGTGTTGTCGTCAATTCCTATCCTATTGATCCCAGTATCCCGGACCTGGGTCAGTGGCTGCGCCGCGAAAATTACGACTGTGTGTACACGGGCAAATGGCATGTCACGGGACGCGATTTACACGCGAGCTTTGACGTGTTGCAACCCCAGCACGGCATGGGCGAACTCAACGACGGCAATGTCGCCCGATCAGCCGTTGCCTATCTGAAAAATCGCGCGTCTGATAAACCCTTCTTTTTGAGCGTTGGATTCCTTAACCCGCACGATTGCTGCTTTCCCGCCATGTCTCACGGCGGCCCGGGCAAATACGGTTTTGCATCGAAAATTGAGGGCGATCTTCCGCCTCTTCCGGGCAATTTCGACGACGAATACGCCCGGCGCGGGCGGCCCAGTACTCGTCATTGGTCGCGCCGCGATTGGCAGTATTATATCTATCAGTATTACCGCATGGTGGAGATGGTTGACGCCGAAGTTGGTCGCGTCATGCACGCCCTTCGCGCATCGCCTTACGCTGACAACACCCTTGTCATCTTTGCCTCTGACCACGGCGATGGCCTCGGCTTTCACAGCAAGACCAGCAAGGGGTTCCTCGAAGAAGAAGCGTTTCGCGTGCCCACCATTGCGTGGTGGCCCGGACGTATTCCCGAAGGCGTGCGGGATGTCGAGCATCTCATCTCTGGCGTCGATATTCCCGCCACGATATGCGACTATGCCGGCGCACCGCCCTTGCCCAAGACCACTATTGCGCGTTCATGGCGTCCCATTTTTGAACGGCGCGATGTCCCGTGGCGCACCTATGTCATCGGCGAAACTTCTATTGGTCGGCTATCGGTTGCTGTGCGCGATGCGCGTTACAAAAGCATTATTGAACGGGATAACACGCGTCTCTACGATCTTGAAAACGATCCGCTCGAAACGCAAGATCTCGCCGATGAAGCGCAATGTGGAGATATTGTCGCACGCCACCGGGCACATTTTCGCGAGTACATATCCCAAATTGAAATGTATCCCGAGCCTGAAATCGATCTCGGCAGGCTGAAGCGCGGCAATGTCTATCGCGACTATATCGATTGGTATCTTTCCGTTCTCAACGAGGCCTGA
- the coaD gene encoding pantetheine-phosphate adenylyltransferase, translated as MKKAVYAASFDPVTHGHLWVIQEAAELFDQLVVAIGINPDKDYTFSLEERLDLLCETTSQFDNVVVASYENQFLVNYARGIGAGYIVRGIRTQSDYEFERRMRYINSDLDDTITTIFLMPPREIAEISSSFIKGLVGPDGWQDVVRRYVPEPVFEKFVEYFEG; from the coding sequence ATGAAAAAAGCCGTTTATGCCGCCAGCTTTGATCCCGTTACCCACGGCCATCTGTGGGTTATTCAGGAGGCTGCAGAGCTTTTCGATCAGCTCGTTGTCGCTATTGGGATCAATCCGGATAAAGACTACACGTTTTCACTGGAGGAAAGGCTCGATCTGCTTTGTGAGACCACGTCGCAGTTCGATAATGTCGTTGTCGCCAGTTACGAAAATCAGTTTCTGGTCAATTACGCACGCGGTATTGGCGCAGGTTATATTGTGCGGGGTATTCGCACGCAGAGCGACTATGAGTTTGAGCGCAGGATGCGCTATATCAACAGCGATCTCGACGATACGATTACGACTATCTTCTTGATGCCCCCGCGAGAGATTGCCGAGATCAGTTCCAGTTTTATCAAAGGGCTGGTGGGTCCCGATGGCTGGCAAGATGTTGTGAGACGCTATGTTCCGGAGCCTGTTTTTGAGAAATTTGTGGAGTATTTTGAAGGGTGA
- the lon gene encoding endopeptidase La has product MANDNPLTSVNAIEAYSIPSELPMLVTSEVVIYPLMAAPLLLEDERAVKAAQAAIDAGHKVIAIFGELEESDTEEDIRRESLYPVGTAIYIARSAEMPDGRMQVLVQGMARLSLIDVLQSQPHPIAQVEKIASEIEHNTELEALARNIFGQFKKAVALAPNVPREVGAALDALSEITHKADFIASQLNVGFEDQQKILTERNLYRRLEAINQFLNREVEILELREKISSEAAGSMEDAQKEYFLRQQLRAIQDELGEGEDIGAEIEELREKIKAAGMSEEAKTEAERELKRMARMPEASAEYTVSRTYLDWLVELPWNKKTSDQLDIKKAERVLNADHYGLEKPKERILEYLSVRKLKDDMRGPILLLVGPPGTGKTSLGKSVARALNRKFVRMSLGGIRDESEIRGHRRTYIGALPGRIIQGLRRAGTKNPVFMLDEIDKLGADFRGDPSAALLEVLDPAQNNTFVDHYLDVAFDLSEVLFLATANSLHTIPPALMDRMEVLEVSGYTEAEKMEIARRYLVKRQISEHGLTPKKASFDKAALQEVIQHYTREAGVRNLEREIATVTRKVARKFAQGRKRRVHIHQKNIAEYLGPQKFRHEVAEEDHEVGVAAGLAVTSTGGDVLFVEATVIPGKGELNLTGQVGDVMKESAHAAMTYVRSRWHELGLNAQFNKNQDVHVHVPAGAVPKDGPSAGITIATVLASVFTNRPVRKDVAMTGEITLRGKVLPIGGVRDKVLSAHRAGVKTVILPEENRKDAREIPDTARKDIRIVFASHMDQVLETALMKRPRKPMAEVFSVN; this is encoded by the coding sequence ATGGCAAACGACAACCCCCTCACAAGCGTAAATGCAATCGAAGCGTATAGCATCCCATCTGAATTACCTATGCTGGTAACATCTGAAGTGGTGATCTATCCCCTCATGGCCGCCCCCTTGCTATTGGAAGACGAACGCGCGGTAAAAGCCGCGCAAGCGGCAATAGACGCCGGGCACAAAGTAATCGCCATATTTGGAGAACTGGAAGAAAGCGATACCGAAGAAGACATCCGCCGGGAGTCTCTATATCCCGTAGGCACTGCAATCTACATCGCGCGATCCGCGGAAATGCCCGACGGCCGCATGCAAGTACTCGTACAGGGCATGGCGCGACTATCACTCATAGATGTATTGCAATCGCAACCTCATCCCATAGCACAAGTTGAGAAAATAGCATCAGAAATAGAACACAACACCGAATTGGAAGCACTCGCGCGCAATATATTCGGCCAATTCAAAAAAGCAGTAGCACTCGCCCCCAATGTACCCAGAGAAGTTGGGGCAGCCTTAGACGCCCTCTCAGAAATAACCCATAAAGCAGACTTCATCGCCTCACAGCTCAACGTGGGATTTGAAGATCAACAGAAAATACTAACCGAGCGCAATCTGTACCGACGACTGGAAGCCATCAACCAATTCCTCAATCGCGAAGTTGAAATACTGGAACTGCGGGAAAAAATCAGTTCAGAAGCCGCGGGATCCATGGAAGACGCACAAAAAGAATATTTTTTGCGCCAGCAACTGCGGGCAATTCAAGATGAACTGGGCGAAGGAGAGGACATCGGCGCCGAAATCGAAGAACTGCGCGAAAAGATCAAAGCCGCTGGCATGTCCGAAGAAGCAAAAACAGAAGCCGAGCGCGAACTAAAACGCATGGCACGCATGCCCGAAGCCTCTGCCGAATACACCGTATCGCGCACCTATCTGGACTGGCTCGTCGAACTCCCGTGGAACAAAAAGACAAGCGATCAATTAGACATCAAAAAAGCCGAGCGCGTCTTGAACGCAGACCACTATGGATTGGAAAAACCCAAAGAGCGCATCCTGGAGTACCTCTCCGTCCGCAAATTGAAAGACGACATGCGCGGACCTATCTTGTTACTCGTCGGACCCCCGGGCACGGGCAAAACATCACTGGGCAAATCCGTCGCACGCGCACTCAACCGCAAATTTGTCAGAATGTCATTGGGCGGCATCCGCGACGAATCGGAAATTCGGGGACATCGCCGCACCTACATCGGCGCACTGCCCGGACGCATCATACAGGGACTGCGGCGTGCCGGCACAAAAAATCCCGTATTTATGCTGGATGAAATCGACAAACTCGGCGCGGATTTTCGCGGCGATCCCTCCGCAGCACTACTGGAAGTCCTGGACCCAGCGCAAAACAACACCTTTGTGGATCACTACCTCGACGTCGCCTTTGACCTCTCAGAAGTCTTATTCCTCGCCACTGCCAACTCGCTCCACACAATCCCACCGGCACTCATGGACCGGATGGAAGTACTGGAAGTATCGGGATATACCGAAGCCGAAAAAATGGAAATTGCGCGACGATACCTGGTCAAACGCCAGATATCAGAACACGGATTGACCCCCAAAAAGGCATCCTTCGACAAAGCGGCCCTGCAAGAAGTAATCCAGCACTACACCCGCGAGGCTGGCGTGCGAAATCTGGAGCGCGAAATTGCAACCGTAACGCGCAAAGTAGCCCGCAAATTTGCCCAGGGCCGCAAGCGACGCGTACACATCCATCAAAAAAACATCGCCGAATATCTGGGACCGCAAAAATTCCGCCACGAAGTAGCCGAAGAAGATCACGAGGTGGGCGTCGCCGCTGGCCTCGCCGTAACATCTACCGGTGGTGATGTCCTCTTTGTCGAAGCAACAGTCATACCCGGTAAAGGCGAATTAAATCTAACCGGACAGGTCGGCGATGTAATGAAGGAATCTGCGCATGCAGCCATGACCTATGTGCGGTCGCGCTGGCATGAACTGGGGCTAAACGCGCAGTTTAACAAAAACCAAGATGTACACGTCCACGTACCCGCAGGTGCCGTACCCAAAGACGGTCCATCGGCAGGCATTACCATTGCCACAGTCCTCGCATCAGTATTCACCAATCGGCCCGTTCGCAAAGACGTGGCAATGACAGGCGAAATTACACTGCGCGGCAAAGTACTGCCCATCGGCGGCGTACGCGATAAAGTCCTATCAGCACACCGCGCAGGTGTAAAAACAGTAATCTTACCCGAAGAGAACCGCAAAGACGCACGCGAAATACCCGACACAGCGCGCAAAGACATAAGAATAGTATTTGCATCGCACATGGATCAGGTTCTGGAAACCGCCCTCATGAAACGCCCCCGCAAGCCAATGGCTGAGGTGTTCAGTGTGAATTGA
- a CDS encoding ATP-binding protein translates to MRFFNTSGPVVAADHYCIPPLERLNLTEVLRFIRDKRYFVLHAPRQTGKTSALLALRDLLNAGDDYRCVYVNVEGGQAGREDVEQVTRTILAGLASRARLTLGDEFLTGIWPGLLAEVGPGAALQEALMHWAMADPKPLVLLIDEIDALIGDALLSVLRQLRAGYDLRPASFPQSVILCGVRDVRDYRIQSTAENALVAGGSAFNIKAQSLRLGDFSRDQVHALLGQHTEDTGQVFTPDALELIWTQTQGQPWLVNALADETCFQDGDTADRLCMITADDIREAQEQLILRRETHLDQLADKLQEDRVRRVVEPLLSGAEKSAFSARDLEYVRDLGLIAEDDPLRIANPIYAEVVPRELTYAAQAGLVQDTTWYVNADGGLNVVKLMTAFQTFFREHSEHWVTRFEYREAGPQLLLQAFLQRIVNSGGRIEREYGLGQMRTDLLIVWPQGSQTRKIVIECKILHKGLEQTIADGLEQTSEYMDRCAAEAGHLVVFDRREGRRWADKVFHRRQTSRSGIEIDIWGM, encoded by the coding sequence ATGCGCTTCTTCAACACGAGCGGACCAGTGGTAGCTGCGGACCACTATTGCATCCCGCCCCTGGAACGGCTCAACCTCACCGAGGTTCTCAGGTTCATCCGAGACAAACGCTATTTCGTCCTGCACGCGCCCAGGCAGACGGGCAAGACATCTGCCCTGCTGGCTCTGCGCGACTTGCTCAACGCGGGGGACGACTATCGCTGTGTGTACGTCAATGTCGAAGGTGGGCAAGCCGGTCGCGAAGATGTGGAACAGGTGACGCGCACCATTTTGGCCGGATTGGCGTCTCGGGCACGCTTGACACTCGGCGACGAATTTTTGACCGGAATCTGGCCTGGTCTTCTTGCCGAGGTTGGGCCGGGTGCTGCTTTACAGGAGGCATTGATGCACTGGGCGATGGCCGACCCGAAGCCATTGGTGCTACTCATTGACGAGATCGATGCCCTGATTGGCGACGCGCTCCTGTCCGTGTTGCGTCAATTGCGAGCAGGCTACGATCTGCGTCCGGCGAGTTTTCCGCAAAGCGTGATATTGTGCGGCGTGCGCGATGTGCGCGATTACCGCATCCAGTCAACAGCAGAGAACGCGCTCGTCGCCGGTGGCAGTGCGTTCAACATCAAGGCGCAGTCATTGCGCCTGGGCGACTTCTCAAGGGATCAGGTACATGCATTACTCGGTCAGCACACCGAAGATACGGGACAGGTGTTCACCCCCGACGCGCTGGAACTGATCTGGACGCAGACACAAGGACAGCCGTGGCTGGTCAATGCACTGGCTGACGAGACCTGCTTCCAGGACGGTGATACCGCAGACCGACTCTGTATGATCACCGCAGACGACATCCGCGAAGCGCAAGAGCAACTCATCCTGCGCCGAGAGACGCATCTGGATCAATTGGCGGACAAATTACAAGAAGACCGCGTGCGCCGCGTTGTCGAACCGCTTTTGAGCGGGGCAGAAAAGAGTGCGTTCTCTGCCCGAGACCTCGAATACGTCCGCGATCTGGGCTTGATCGCCGAAGATGATCCATTGCGCATCGCCAACCCCATCTATGCCGAAGTCGTGCCGCGCGAACTGACCTACGCTGCGCAAGCGGGTCTTGTCCAGGACACCACCTGGTACGTCAATGCCGATGGTGGCCTGAATGTGGTCAAATTGATGACCGCGTTCCAGACCTTCTTCCGCGAGCACTCAGAGCATTGGGTAACGCGATTCGAGTATCGGGAAGCCGGTCCACAGTTGCTGTTGCAAGCCTTTCTCCAACGCATTGTCAACAGCGGTGGACGCATTGAACGAGAATATGGCCTTGGCCAGATGCGCACGGATCTGCTGATCGTCTGGCCGCAGGGCAGTCAGACGCGCAAAATCGTGATTGAGTGCAAAATTCTCCATAAGGGCCTGGAACAAACCATTGCCGATGGCCTGGAACAGACCTCGGAATATATGGATCGGTGCGCTGCAGAAGCGGGGCATCTGGTAGTCTTTGACCGTCGTGAAGGCAGGCGCTGGGCGGACAAGGTATTCCACCGTCGCCAGACGTCGCGCAGTGGAATTGAGATCGATATCTGGGGCATGTGA